In Thauera sp. JM12B12, one DNA window encodes the following:
- a CDS encoding SOS response-associated peptidase: protein MCGRYALYGPVSRLREAFDAVPEGFEFEPRWNAAPMQWLPVIRQRATGERVIHRLRWGLVPSWAKDEAIATRLINARGESVAEKPSFRAAFRRRRCIVPANGFYEWQQVAGGKQPFYIHPVGGEFFALAGLWERWTRPADGEELDTFTIVTTEANAAMRPLHDRMPVILAPGDWWAWLNGATAADQVQALVRPCPEAALAAYPVSRAVGNVRNEGAGLIEPV, encoded by the coding sequence ATGTGCGGTCGTTACGCCCTCTACGGTCCGGTCTCGCGCCTGCGCGAGGCATTCGACGCGGTGCCCGAAGGCTTCGAGTTCGAGCCGCGCTGGAATGCGGCGCCGATGCAGTGGTTGCCGGTGATCCGGCAGCGGGCTACCGGCGAGCGGGTGATTCACCGCCTGCGCTGGGGCCTCGTGCCGTCGTGGGCGAAGGACGAGGCGATCGCCACCAGGTTGATCAACGCGCGCGGCGAGTCGGTCGCCGAGAAACCTTCGTTCCGGGCGGCGTTCCGCCGCCGGCGCTGCATCGTGCCGGCGAACGGCTTCTACGAGTGGCAGCAAGTCGCCGGGGGCAAGCAGCCGTTCTACATCCATCCGGTCGGGGGCGAGTTCTTCGCGCTGGCGGGGCTGTGGGAACGCTGGACGAGGCCGGCCGACGGTGAGGAGCTCGACACGTTCACGATCGTCACCACCGAGGCCAACGCGGCAATGCGACCGCTGCACGATCGCATGCCGGTGATCCTGGCGCCGGGGGATTGGTGGGCGTGGCTGAACGGGGCGACTGCAGCCGACCAAGTGCAGGCGCTGGTGAGGCCGTGTCCAGAAGCGGCGCTGGCGGCGTATCCGGTGAGCAGGGCGGTGGGGAACGTGAGGAACGAGGGGGCGGGGCTGATCGAGCCTGTCTGA
- a CDS encoding tetratricopeptide repeat protein, which yields MTTRQAPEIFQIPLDDLDPAGLPPRGTAEFEQAVIGRYALDYAARGWQAVVAVDDAFVRVVAVPERGVEPKAYVLGLLQNGFLEDALPVLEALDGMLDDAELAYSHGLCLSELGRPAEAVAPLQRAVKLDPTHANAFIALGVAFARTGRADEAANALRDAVKVEPENAFAKRNLAAVLMRSGRAAEALPFFRQAASLAPADPGAQLGLAQCLEELGPSHVKEAAEQYKAVLKRFPEHQAGEMAEEALTRIGHEEMRAAVDGGLRMDAVMYMQAAFDRFAKLDQAKVGQIVMEIALLGRNGLEINKPAVRYTLQNLEGEFSGLALLAYMHVGFRMFDPKGDAGTGLDREYEAAVKMRRER from the coding sequence ATGACCACCCGCCAAGCCCCCGAAATCTTCCAGATCCCGCTCGACGACCTTGACCCGGCGGGCCTGCCGCCGCGCGGCACGGCCGAGTTCGAGCAGGCTGTGATCGGGCGCTACGCGCTCGACTACGCGGCGCGCGGCTGGCAGGCCGTGGTGGCGGTCGATGACGCGTTCGTGCGCGTGGTCGCGGTCCCCGAGCGCGGGGTCGAGCCTAAGGCCTACGTGCTGGGGCTGCTGCAAAACGGCTTCCTGGAGGATGCGCTGCCGGTGCTCGAGGCGCTCGACGGCATGCTGGACGACGCCGAGCTCGCCTACAGCCACGGGCTGTGTTTGTCCGAACTGGGGCGACCGGCAGAGGCGGTCGCCCCGCTGCAGCGGGCGGTCAAGCTCGACCCCACGCACGCGAACGCGTTCATCGCGCTCGGGGTAGCGTTCGCGCGCACCGGGCGCGCCGACGAGGCGGCCAACGCGTTGCGCGACGCGGTCAAGGTCGAGCCCGAGAACGCCTTCGCCAAGCGCAACCTGGCGGCGGTGCTGATGCGCTCCGGCCGGGCGGCCGAGGCGCTGCCGTTCTTCCGCCAGGCGGCGAGTCTGGCGCCGGCCGACCCGGGCGCGCAGCTCGGGCTCGCGCAGTGCCTGGAAGAGCTCGGGCCGTCGCACGTGAAGGAGGCGGCCGAGCAGTACAAGGCGGTACTCAAGCGCTTCCCCGAGCACCAGGCCGGCGAGATGGCCGAGGAGGCGCTCACGCGCATCGGTCACGAGGAGATGCGCGCGGCGGTCGACGGCGGCCTGCGCATGGACGCGGTGATGTACATGCAGGCGGCGTTCGATCGCTTCGCCAAGCTCGACCAGGCGAAGGTCGGGCAGATCGTGATGGAGATCGCGCTGCTCGGCCGCAACGGGCTCGAGATCAACAAGCCGGCGGTGCGCTACACGCTGCAGAACCTCGAAGGCGAGTTCTCCGGCCTGGCGCTGCTGGCGTACATGCACGTGGGCTTTCGGATGTTCGATCCGAAGGGCGACGCCGGGACCGGGCTCGATCGCGAGTACGAGGCGGCGGTGAAGATGCGCCGCGAGCGCTGA
- a CDS encoding DUF3820 family protein: MPFGKYKGRTIADLSGNYVAWFARQRFPSGQLGQLLALMHELDHNNLAGLLEPLRRRGKGASD, encoded by the coding sequence ATGCCCTTTGGAAAGTACAAGGGCCGGACCATCGCTGACCTGTCCGGGAATTATGTTGCGTGGTTTGCAAGGCAGCGCTTTCCATCAGGGCAGCTCGGGCAGTTGCTGGCCTTGATGCATGAGCTTGACCACAACAATCTGGCCGGACTGCTTGAGCCACTGCGCAGGCGTGGTAAGGGCGCGAGTGACTAG
- a CDS encoding HD domain-containing protein yields MTQKFDSALSLALRAHEGQVRKGTENALGLSLPYITHPVAVATLVQRYGGNEDQVIAALLHDVLEDGGPQWADQIREAFGGKVLDLVQFCTDGLPDAQGQKSPWRERKERYLAHLYAAEGDGVLVSACDKLANLQAILLDLTEIGESVWARFTGGKDGSLWYYIELVEAFGGRVPAALEAALRRDLAAVLELAEARNRVP; encoded by the coding sequence ATGACCCAGAAGTTCGACAGCGCTTTGTCGCTCGCGCTTCGCGCTCACGAAGGCCAGGTTCGCAAGGGGACCGAGAACGCCCTCGGCTTATCTTTGCCGTACATCACGCATCCCGTCGCGGTTGCGACCCTGGTGCAACGCTACGGAGGCAACGAGGATCAAGTAATCGCCGCGCTGCTGCATGACGTCCTCGAAGACGGTGGTCCGCAGTGGGCGGATCAGATCCGCGAAGCGTTTGGTGGCAAGGTCCTGGACCTCGTGCAGTTCTGCACCGATGGCCTGCCCGATGCCCAGGGGCAGAAAAGCCCCTGGCGCGAGCGGAAGGAGCGGTACCTTGCCCACCTGTACGCCGCAGAAGGCGACGGCGTTCTCGTCTCCGCTTGCGACAAGCTGGCCAACCTGCAGGCGATCCTGCTGGACTTGACGGAGATCGGTGAGTCGGTGTGGGCGCGTTTCACGGGAGGCAAGGACGGATCTCTGTGGTACTACATTGAGTTGGTCGAGGCCTTTGGCGGACGGGTACCTGCGGCGCTGGAAGCTGCATTGCGGCGCGATCTGGCGGCGGTGCTGGAGCTTGCCGAAGCGCGAAACCGGGTGCCGTGA
- the cas2 gene encoding CRISPR-associated endonuclease Cas2, with protein MRRIIVAYDISDHRRRRRVAMLLEGYGERVQKSVFECELDSSRENALSAALRSVLDPVEDKLRLYPLCEKDHALSLAWDAKGRLRHRDGWVF; from the coding sequence GTGAGACGTATCATCGTCGCCTACGATATTTCCGACCACCGACGCCGACGGCGCGTCGCGATGCTGCTCGAGGGATATGGAGAGCGCGTCCAGAAAAGTGTCTTCGAGTGCGAACTGGACTCCAGTCGCGAGAACGCTCTGTCGGCGGCGTTGCGCAGTGTGCTCGATCCCGTCGAGGACAAGCTTCGCTTATATCCCTTGTGCGAGAAGGATCATGCGCTGTCCCTCGCCTGGGATGCCAAGGGAAGACTCCGGCATCGGGATGGATGGGTGTTTTGA
- the cas2 gene encoding CRISPR-associated endonuclease Cas2, whose protein sequence is MVSYDVADARRRRRIEHALHALGDRVQYSVFECFLTLPEARFHLARLAEALDLRTDSLRAYPLCAWCAAAVEWRGPGRRSEDKRVVVV, encoded by the coding sequence ATGGTGAGCTACGACGTCGCCGATGCGCGCAGGCGACGACGGATCGAGCACGCGCTGCACGCTCTTGGTGACCGGGTTCAATACTCGGTGTTCGAGTGCTTTCTGACCCTCCCCGAAGCCCGCTTCCACTTGGCGCGGTTGGCCGAGGCGCTGGATCTGCGCACGGATTCGCTGCGGGCCTATCCGCTGTGTGCCTGGTGCGCTGCGGCAGTCGAATGGCGCGGGCCGGGGCGACGAAGCGAGGACAAACGGGTGGTGGTGGTGTGA
- the cas1 gene encoding CRISPR-associated endonuclease Cas1 → MSPAKHPAEKQTLLSQACDEGALADAWARVHANAGCPGVDGVSVDQYHHDALSRLAALRGEVAAGRYRPQPLLSVDIPKPDGRLRSLAIPTVSDRVLQTAVAQLLTRLLDPDFDDASFAYRSGRSVQQATARIVDCRDQGLRWVVDADIERYFDSVHHATLLSMLRRRLPDDSLTALLAQWLAAPASKDKILHPRRAGVPQGSPISPLLSNLYLHTLDNALARADHTLVRYADDFLVLCRSRAEAEAALVLIRGVLDQLHLKLNEEKSRITHFQAGFRFLGVRFEGERVTAVDPDAASWVLPVNSLPVAALSGEPRPGQVSETGLVEPAKVGEQTDVPLTEAAELGDPDAVRLDDESDGLALPRSVYITSQGVRLARQDQRLVVSRGQDVIGRIPLRLLDQVVVHGNAMVSTAIIRHCRDHGVMMAFADANGINPVVLDGAPEASMALIARQVKRQDDAVFGLDVARACIMGKLHNCRAVLRSFSRRDGSERVAKGIGVLDRVLHRLDRVGDLDELRGHEGRAARAYFAALSALLPESWAFKGRNRMPPHDPMNAMLSYGYAVLSHTLEAIVRVARLHAGFGHLHAVTSGRPALVLDLMEEFRPLAVDAVVLAIARKHSLSPVDDFVVPDANQPNCKMLPAARQLLIARLEAKLAAPLACSEGMGKACLFRVMRAQVARYASSLGAGASYRPYLAK, encoded by the coding sequence TTGTCGCCTGCCAAACATCCTGCGGAAAAACAGACCTTGCTCTCGCAGGCGTGCGACGAGGGCGCACTGGCGGATGCGTGGGCGAGGGTGCACGCGAACGCAGGTTGCCCGGGAGTGGATGGCGTCTCGGTGGACCAATATCACCACGATGCGCTGTCTCGTCTGGCGGCACTGCGGGGCGAGGTTGCGGCCGGGCGGTACCGGCCGCAACCCTTGTTGAGCGTCGACATCCCGAAGCCCGACGGACGGCTGCGTTCACTGGCGATCCCGACCGTGAGCGACAGGGTGTTGCAGACTGCCGTGGCGCAGTTGCTGACGCGCCTGCTGGACCCGGATTTCGATGATGCGAGCTTTGCGTACCGCAGCGGTCGCTCGGTGCAGCAGGCGACTGCGCGCATCGTGGACTGTCGTGATCAGGGATTGCGGTGGGTGGTGGATGCGGACATCGAACGCTATTTCGACAGTGTTCATCACGCGACCTTGCTGTCGATGCTGCGACGGCGCCTGCCCGATGACAGCCTGACGGCGCTGCTCGCACAATGGCTCGCAGCGCCGGCGTCGAAGGACAAGATCCTGCACCCCCGCCGCGCGGGCGTGCCCCAGGGCTCGCCGATCTCGCCCTTGTTGTCGAATCTGTACCTGCACACGCTCGATAACGCGCTTGCCCGAGCCGATCACACCTTGGTGCGGTACGCAGATGATTTTCTGGTGCTGTGCCGAAGCCGGGCGGAAGCGGAGGCCGCGCTGGTCCTCATACGTGGGGTGCTGGACCAGTTGCATCTGAAGCTGAACGAAGAGAAATCCCGCATCACCCATTTTCAGGCGGGCTTTCGCTTCCTCGGTGTGCGCTTCGAGGGGGAGCGCGTGACTGCGGTTGACCCGGATGCCGCCAGCTGGGTGTTGCCGGTGAATTCGTTGCCAGTCGCCGCGCTGAGCGGTGAGCCACGCCCAGGTCAGGTGTCCGAGACCGGGCTGGTCGAGCCCGCGAAGGTGGGCGAGCAAACCGATGTGCCGCTCACCGAGGCCGCAGAACTCGGCGATCCTGATGCAGTTCGCCTTGATGACGAGAGCGACGGGCTGGCTCTGCCGCGAAGTGTGTACATCACTAGTCAGGGGGTGCGCCTGGCCCGACAAGATCAGCGACTGGTGGTCAGCCGTGGGCAGGATGTCATCGGTCGAATCCCGCTTCGTTTGCTCGACCAGGTTGTGGTGCATGGCAATGCGATGGTGAGCACGGCCATCATCCGACACTGTCGCGATCACGGGGTGATGATGGCTTTCGCCGATGCGAACGGGATCAACCCGGTAGTGCTCGACGGAGCGCCGGAGGCGAGCATGGCGCTGATCGCAAGGCAGGTCAAACGTCAGGACGACGCGGTGTTCGGGCTCGATGTGGCGCGGGCCTGCATCATGGGCAAGCTGCACAATTGCCGCGCAGTGCTGCGCAGCTTTTCGCGCCGCGATGGGTCGGAGCGGGTTGCGAAGGGTATCGGGGTGCTTGATCGGGTGCTGCACCGCCTCGATCGGGTCGGTGATCTGGATGAATTACGCGGGCACGAAGGGCGTGCTGCGCGCGCTTACTTCGCTGCCCTGTCTGCATTGCTGCCGGAGAGCTGGGCATTCAAGGGACGAAATCGCATGCCACCGCATGATCCGATGAATGCCATGCTGTCCTATGGCTATGCCGTGCTGTCGCACACGCTGGAGGCTATCGTTCGTGTTGCCCGACTGCATGCGGGCTTCGGTCACCTGCATGCGGTTACGAGTGGTCGCCCCGCGCTTGTCCTCGATCTGATGGAGGAGTTTCGGCCGCTCGCCGTCGATGCGGTGGTGCTGGCGATTGCACGCAAACACAGTTTGAGCCCCGTCGATGACTTTGTGGTGCCTGACGCGAATCAACCCAACTGCAAGATGCTCCCGGCTGCGAGGCAGTTGCTCATCGCCCGGCTCGAGGCCAAGCTGGCGGCGCCGCTGGCGTGTTCCGAAGGCATGGGCAAGGCCTGTCTGTTCCGTGTAATGCGTGCCCAAGTGGCGCGTTACGCGAGCTCGCTGGGCGCAGGCGCCTCCTACCGACCCTATCTCGCGAAGTGA